From Rhodopseudomonas palustris, a single genomic window includes:
- a CDS encoding phytoene desaturase family protein yields the protein MSDPDVLIIGAGHNGLTCAAYLARAGLKVKVVERRSVVGGAAVTQEFHPGFRNSVAAYTVSLLNPKVIADLKLHEHGLRIVERKAQNFLPAPDDQYLLTGANHTAASLARLSAHDAAAFGGFTAELETIADVLRHFVLRAPPNLVAQFGLPAIRESLNALGTANRLRALTIEQQRLLLDLFTCSAGEMLDARFEHDLVKALFGFDAIVGNYASPYAAGSAYVMLHHAFGEVNGKKGVWGHALGGMGAITQAMAAAARAAGAEIETSAGVREVLVEKDRVVGVTLDDGRIVRARFVASNVNPKLLYTRLLPQDAVPDDVRRRMQHWKTGSGTFRMNVALSHLPSFTALPGDGDHLTAGIIIAPGLGYMDRAYQDARAHGWSREPVVEMLIPSTLDDGLAPKGQHVASLFCQHVAPELPDGASWDDHRDEVADLMIATVDRYAPGFAASVLGRQILSPLDLEREFGLVGGDIFHGALSLNQLFSARPLLGHADYRGPLKGLYHCGSGAHPGGGVTGAPGHNAAAAILNDHHSLFTSRG from the coding sequence ATGTCCGATCCCGACGTCCTGATCATCGGTGCCGGCCACAACGGCCTCACCTGCGCGGCCTATCTGGCGCGCGCGGGATTGAAGGTGAAGGTGGTGGAGCGCCGCAGCGTGGTCGGCGGCGCCGCGGTGACGCAGGAGTTTCACCCCGGCTTCCGCAATTCGGTCGCGGCCTACACGGTCAGCCTGCTCAATCCGAAAGTGATCGCCGACCTCAAGCTGCACGAGCACGGGCTCAGGATCGTCGAGCGCAAGGCGCAGAACTTCCTGCCCGCACCGGACGACCAGTATCTTCTCACCGGCGCGAACCATACCGCGGCGTCGCTGGCGCGGCTCAGCGCGCATGATGCCGCGGCGTTCGGCGGGTTCACCGCCGAGCTCGAAACCATCGCCGACGTGCTGCGTCACTTCGTGCTGCGCGCGCCGCCCAATCTGGTGGCGCAGTTCGGCTTGCCGGCGATCCGCGAGAGCCTGAACGCGCTCGGAACCGCCAACCGGCTGCGGGCTCTTACCATCGAGCAGCAGCGACTGCTGCTCGACCTGTTCACCTGCTCGGCCGGCGAGATGCTCGATGCAAGGTTCGAGCACGATCTGGTCAAGGCGCTGTTCGGCTTCGACGCCATCGTCGGCAACTACGCCAGCCCGTACGCGGCCGGCTCGGCCTATGTGATGCTGCATCACGCCTTCGGCGAGGTGAACGGCAAGAAGGGCGTCTGGGGCCACGCACTCGGCGGCATGGGCGCGATCACCCAGGCAATGGCCGCGGCTGCGCGGGCCGCTGGCGCGGAGATCGAGACCTCCGCTGGCGTGCGCGAGGTGCTGGTCGAGAAGGATCGCGTGGTCGGCGTCACCCTCGACGACGGCCGCATCGTGCGGGCGCGGTTCGTGGCATCCAACGTCAATCCGAAGCTGCTGTACACCCGCCTGCTGCCGCAGGATGCCGTGCCCGACGACGTCCGCCGCCGGATGCAGCACTGGAAGACCGGCTCAGGCACATTCCGGATGAATGTCGCTCTGTCGCATCTGCCATCGTTCACCGCGCTGCCCGGCGACGGCGATCACCTCACCGCCGGCATCATCATCGCCCCGGGCCTCGGATACATGGACCGTGCCTATCAGGACGCGCGCGCCCACGGCTGGAGCCGCGAGCCGGTGGTCGAGATGCTGATCCCGTCGACACTCGACGACGGCCTGGCGCCGAAGGGACAGCACGTCGCCAGCCTGTTCTGCCAGCACGTCGCTCCCGAGTTGCCGGACGGCGCCTCCTGGGACGACCATCGCGACGAAGTCGCCGATCTGATGATCGCCACCGTCGACCGCTACGCGCCGGGCTTTGCCGCCAGCGTGCTCGGCCGCCAGATCCTGTCGCCGCTCGACCTCGAACGCGAGTTCGGTCTCGTCGGCGGCGACATCTTCCACGGCGCGCTCAGCCTGAACCAGTTGTTCTCGGCGCGCCCGCTGCTTGGCCATGCCGACTATCGCGGCCCGCTGAAGGGCCTGTACCACTGCGGCAGCGGTGCCCACCCCGGCGGCGGCGTCACCGGCGCCCCCGGCCACAATGCCGCAGCCGCCATTCTCAACGACCACCACAGCTTGTTCACAAGCCGTGGGTAA